The DNA sequence CAGGGTAGCGTCACCTTCCAGGTAGGCTTTAGAGCGGGCAACAAGTTCTTTTTGCACAGGGGAGCTGTAAGTCATGCTAAAAATGCTACTTTAATATTGGGCTTATTCATGCCAAGCAGAACAAGTCTATTGGTTCCAAACCCAAAGTTAGAAAAACTATACCGATCTAAGGTCAGTTGGGTGCAGACGATGATTGGTAGCTATTCACTAGGTAGAGTTGTTGTGTGTTGTTTACCTTTGTACTGTAAAATATACATTTCTTATGGCCAAGTCATTGTTGCTTGTTTTTTCTGGGTTTTTATTCTTCTTAGCGCCTGTTTTGGCGCAAAAAGAGGTAAAGTGTGCCATTGCTTTTGATGAAGTAGACCCCTTTGATAGTTTACGTACGATTGGCTCGGAAGTCGTTGCGCTAGGTTACATGATTCCCAGTAAGTACGAATTGGAAGATGGTCCCAAGGTGATTGAAGAGGCAGAAGCGATTTTGTTGTATTCTGAAAACGATAGTATCAGTGGCTTTTTCTTTCATCTTTTTATGCCCGAATACAAGCTGCAATCCATCAATGAAGGGATGAATGTGAAGCTTTTGCTGGACGATGATTCCGTTATTGGCTTTTACAATGTACCGGATGAGGGCGAATTTGATCGGACGATCAATATGCGAGTTTACCAGCACACCTGCCCCATACCACTGGATTATTATTATAAATTGGCCTATCACAAAGTAGCGCAGATCAGGGTGGAGTACGAAAAGCAAAACCGCACCCTTATCCTCAACGAAAAACAACAGGAAGCACTACGAACAGCCATTCAATGCGTCGGTCGTCGAATAGGTTTGTACCCCATCAAACCTTGATCTTTTTTATGATCTCGCGTTGTTAAATGTCGTACTGGTACAGCTCCAGGTCTTCAATGATTCGAATCAGTTTTTCGGCATACTGTGGGTCGGTGGCATAACCTGCCTTTTTCAGTCCTCTGGCCCAGCCTTTATAGTCCGACTTCTTTAAACGGAAGAGTTTTTGGTAGCGGTCTTTTTGGAGGAGCTGGCTGTGGGCCGTGTAGCTTTCTTCTACCGTAGAAAACTTCCGGAAAAAATCTTTGTGATGGTCATCGTTAAAATTGGTGCAATGACCTTTTTCACAACGCTTAGAAAAGCATTTGATGCCAAAGTGATTGTTGTTCTCGCGCGCCAACCTACTATCCCCAATATTGCTTTCTAGTAATCCTTGCGCCAAAGTAATGCTTGAAGGTATCCCGTAAGTATTCATCTCTTTAGCGGCCAATGATTGATAGGTACGAACGTAGGCAAGTTGCTTGCGCCTTTTTTCGCGTTGTGCAGCGGTGAGGCTGTTATCTTCGGTTTTGGAATGCTGCATGGAGACGTTTTGGGCCTGCACTTCATCATCTTCAAAAGGATCAAAGAATAGTGATTGGGTGCTGGTCGTCAAAAATCCACTTTCTCCTTTCTGCATGGAGAAGTTGATGGAAATATCCTTATGGGTCACCATCCAACCAAGGATTAAAAGGGCACACAAGCCAAGCCAACGCCGGCGGAACCAATCTTCGAAATTTTTCCAATACAATTCAAATGAAGCTTTGAGCTTGGCGGGAGTAAGGTTTTCGTACGGATTCATGACACGTTTCGTTTGTAGTTAAAACAAAATTAAACATTATTGTTTTAAAAACAAATAATTGCAAACATTTTTATGAATTAAATGCTTTTGGTTGAGTGCCTGCTTTCTATTCTAGTTGAACTCAAGCGAATCAAATCTCCATACACAGTCCATTGACCAAGCTTAGCGCTTCGCTTGTGCACGGAAATTTGTTCGATGTGGTACAATTTTTTGACTTAATAACTGTTTTCCTCTCGCCTATTTCTCACAATCTCGGAAAAGCGTACCTTTGCGCTCGATTAAATTGATATTACTAATGAAGAAGATATTATTACTTGGGGCATTGTTTGTTGTTAGCCTTGGAAGTGTACGTGCACAGGAGCTTTACGGACACTTGAATTTTGGCAACTTAATTGCTCAGATGCCTGAAGCAGTAGCTGCAAATGACAGCCTGGAAATTCTCCAAGCGACCATGGTTGCTACTGGTGAAGCAAAGGCACAGCAATTCCAACGTGATGCAACAGCTTTTATAAAAGCCGTACAAGGAGGAGGGTTGACGCCATTGAAGCAGCAGGAACAGCAGGCCGCTTTGGAAAAGCGTCAGTTGGAAATCCAGAATTATGAGCAGGTAATCATCAATACCATTGGTAAAAAGCGCAATGAAATGCTTAAGCCAATCGTCGCTCGTGCTCAGGCTGCCATTGATGAAGTGGCCAAAGAGAATGGCTACGTGATGGTTTTTGATACCAGCATTTTTGGTGCCATCATGTTTGCGAAAGATACGGAAGATATCATGCCTCTGGTGAAAGCCAAGTTGGGTATTGAGTAAAGAATAAAAAAACCTTGATGCTCTCTTCGGGGGCATCAAGGTTTTGTCTTAGATCGATAAGCGGGGACGCGACTGTTATCTATTCTGTGTCGCTCATTATTCCACTTCAATCCCCTTCACTACCGATCGGTCTACCACCTGCTCCCATTGGAGTGCGGGTTCCAATAAAAATTGTGGGAACTGAAATTCGAGAAACTGCCGGTAGAGCTGAGCTGCTGGAGAGTGTCCTTCTTCTGTCAATTGGAAAAAGACAAGGTTTTCTTCAAGGGTAGAAAGATGGACTTTTTCCAGAGAGGATTGAAAATAGGTGCGCAAGCTATCGATCAAATCCGCTTTGATTTTGCTGGGAATAATAGTAGGCAGTGGTTCAATAATGGCTTCAATGAGCACGCCTAGTGCGCCGATTTTGTAAAGCTCATCCTCGTTGAAGCGATTGATTTCAGCAAACCAGCCTTTGAAAAGCATGATGAGCTCTTCTTTATTGAGGTTGATAAACTCTTCGGTAGCCACTACCACATCCGTGATCAAGTTTGGATAGTCACCCGTGTGAGCGATCACTTGGGTACCTGGCACTTCCACCAGGCATGATTCCACGTAAGGGCTCCAAAGCACTACGGCATCGATGGTTTCGTCGTGAGTGAAATTGGTGCAAATGACATCCAGGTCCATATCCTTTTGAGGCTGATGGACAATATCGAAGGTATCCATACCGGCCTCCTGCAAAACGTACTTCAGGAAAGTGAAGGCTGGGGAATCGTAGGGGTAAATCACCTTTTTCCCTTTGAGTTCCTCCAGGCTGGTAATGCCATTGCGAGTAATGATCGCATCGGCACCATTGGACCAACTGACCTGGGCAATGACTTTAGGGTTTTTGTCTTTTAGTTTGTACAGCACGGAAGGAAGGCGGTCCAAGGTAGCCCAAATCAGGTCTGCTTCCCCTGCCTTCATCAAGCGGCAAGTTTCCTCCACGTTGTCACTGAGCTCGTACCTTACACTGCGTTTGAACTCTTTATACAAAGGCGTCAGTCGCGAGCGGACGAAACCATTGTTGTACATAATCCCTCCCATGAAACCTACCCAGGTGGGGATGACAAAGTTGATACTGCGCGCATCGATTTCTTTGATGTACTGGCTGAGTGTTTCGGTGATCTCGCGGTAGATGGCCTCCCTGTTGTCGGGGTTCTCAATGATGCGGTCGAAGAACTTGAGCTTTTCAATGTCAAAAGCATCATCGTATTGATCGCGCCACATGAAATCTTGCACAATGACGGGCATGATGTAACGGCCTTTTCCAGCGTGTGCGGCATAGTTGGATAAGAGGATGCGTGTTTCTTCATCGAAGACATTTTCGATGGCAAAATCAGCACTCAACAATAGCAAAGTGATATCGGCTTGGCTAAGTTCACGGCGAATTTCCTGCTTGACTTCGACGCCTAGATCAATGTCATTGACCGTCCAAATTCTGACGTTGCTGTGCATTTTAGCAAGCAGCCCCAGGTGACGTTCCATTTCTCCCCAATAATGAAGATCTGCCTCTGCATACAAAACCGCGATGTTGATATTTTGGGCCCCTTTGTTTTTGTTGGATTTCATGCTGGGTCGGTGTGAGTTTGACTTGCAATATAATTGAAGCTTGTAAAAGTTACGCTGAGTTAACGAGAAAAGGAATAATTTTAGTGCCGTTTTCAAACAACCAACGCTTATGAACCTCCGCAACAGTAGACTTCCAATTGGCACCCTGATTAATATGGGCACCGTGACCATTGGCAGCCTGATCGGCTTGTACCTGCAAGGGGTGTTTCCTGAAAATATTCAGTCGATCATCTTTCAAGCCATTGGTTTAGGTACGCTCGTACTCGGTGTCATGATGAGTCTCAAAGTACCTGAGGGCTATCTGCTCAACTTTATATTCAGCTTGATTCTGGGTGGGGTTGTCGGAGAACTACTGGGTGTGCAGACCGTCTTGCAGGGTTTGGGTGATACCATTAAGACTGCGCTAAACATTACCGAAGGTGCTTTTACGGAAGGGCTCATCACGGCTTTTCTCCTGTTTTGTATTGGTAGCATGACCTTCGTGGGCGCCATTGAAGAAGGTCTCGAAGGCAAACGCGATCTGCTACTGGTCAAATCTACCCTCGACGGAATTTCATCCATCGCCTTTGCTGCTACTTACGGCATTGGGGTATTGTTCTCTATCGTTCCCATGTTGATCTTTCAGGGAGGTATTACCTTACTTGCGCGGCAGTTGCAGCAATTCTTTACGCCTACGATGATCGCCCAACTCAGTGCCGTAGGCGGTGCCTTGATTATTGGTATTGGTATCAATATTCTGGGTTTGGGGATGGTCAATGTTGAAAATCTGTTGCCGGGCCTATTGGTTACTCTTCCGCTAACGTGGTTGCAGCAGCGGGCAAAAGCCACCAGCTAGGGAGGTAGAGCACGTCTTCTTCCATCACATCGGGCTTCCGCTTGAGGATGCTACAACCGATGGCACAATCAAGGCAGCGCTTTTCCTGGCAATAACTATTTTTCAATTGCAATAATGCCTGACTTTGCCCTGCTTGTTTGGCTTCTATACCCAGGGCTTTCCATTCGGCAAGGATATGGTTGTTTTCTGCTGGTACGGCTTCCATTAAACGCAAGGCCCGTTCCTGGTAGAGGTCTGCACCGCGTTTTTTGCCATAAAGGAAAATAAATGGTGCAATGATGTTGATCACCAGCAGATGTATCCTGGCTTTACCTAAGGTTTTGGCACTTTTTTTACTGGCCTTATCAAAACGGAAGTGCGTTTGCCAATAATTGGATAACTCCACCACGAAGGCATTTTCTATTTCGCGTAAATTTTGCGCCACCAACATTTTGCTAAACAGCTGTCCGGTACGAAAGAGCAAGGTGGTCCATTGGGCAATACGCACGGAAGGGAAATTGGCCGGCCGCATCCGCATAAATTTCCAGTGATTGCCGGACATGGGCTGGAGCTGGTATTTCTGTTTTAAAAACTGGTACTCCTTTTGTAGCTGGCGGGGATATTCATCCGCAAAGGTTTCCTCCAGGAGGCCTGCTTGCCCAAAAAGGAGAGCCTCCATTTGGGGTAAGCTGTTTTTGTGACGCAGCAACGTTTTGAGCGGAAGAGATTCCGCCAACATCAGAAAAGGATCGGCATTGACTTTGAGGCCAAAGCCCCAGGCGAGGCTCTGGTAAAAAGTCTCTTCCCAGTCGCCACCATTGCGATTGAGGCGTTCTTCGAGGGCTTGGGTACGCTCTTCCAGCCGCTCTACCAGCAGGCGGTCCAACCAGAGGTTAAAGGTGATTTCGGGCACGATGTACAATTGTTGCTGGCAGGGCACCCAATTTTCACTATGGAGCAGGCGCAGGTACTGCTTGGCCAAGCCTACGGGCAGGTAGTTGCGCAAATCCAGGCAGGGTATCCGCTCGCCGTCGTGGTGGCGTATGACCACATCTTCTTCCAACACAACATGGAGAATGACATTGTTGTAATTGGGATCATCCTGGTGCTTGTGCGCGTGCCACTCGGAGCTACGCAGGTGCATCTCCACATTGCCCGCCCATAGTGTCCCATCGATACGGATACGAGCATCCAGAAAGTCTGGCCCGGCGTGATGGTTGTGCTGGCCTGGATGGATAATTTCGAGTGCTTGCCCCGTCGTCGTCTTGAGTTCAGTTAATCGAAAGCGGCGGAGGCGCCATACAAAGTGTAGAAAATCTTCTCGCATGATAAAGGTCTTTATATACTAGGAGTATAAAACGAGAAAAATTCCACGATGGGCGGGGAGTTATTTTTTCTTTTCTTTTTGCAAAAACAAATCCTGATTAATCAACAAGGCAAGATTAATGAAGAAAAAGGAGCCCACCTTATCGGTTTCGATCAGGTCGTTGATCAATAAAAATGCGGTAATGATAGTTGTGGAGAGTAAGACGGTCAGGACGATGCTTTGCCTGAAGGGATAGCTTGCTAAAGCGTGATAAAGTTGTTCTGCACGAAGGAAAAAAACGACCAATAGTGCCAGAAATATCAGCAGGCCGGGTAAGCCCTGCTCCACTAAAGTCATGAAAAAATAGCTGTGTACGCCTGATTGCTCGGGGTTGTCACTCACGTAAGTTTCAAAACTGGTGACGGCGAAGGGTTTGTAAAAGTTGACGAAGTTGCCTGGGCCCCAGCCGAAAAGGGGGCGTTCGGGTGCCATGTTCCCTGCCGCAACCCAGCGGTAGACCCGCTCCATGGTGGAGATGTCTTCCATTTTGTAGGTCGCTTCAATCAGGTTATCAAAACGTTCGTGAGAGATGGTGCGGTCGTAATTCGGGGCAAAATCAAGGTAGGTATTGTCTTGGGCAATGTATATTACGCCAGCCAATGCAGCAATGCCTGCCCCAATGAGCGCGTATTTCATCAAGCGCCAGCGGACAATGAAGTAGGTGCCAGCGGCGATCACCAGCGCAACGTATGCTGCTCGCGTAAACGACAGGTAGATGGCACCAAATACCAGCAGGCTTGCACCTGACAGGACCACCCATTGCCAGCTCCATTTGCGGTAACGTACGAGCATTAATACCATAAAAGGAAAAAACAAGGTGAGGGCCGCCGCATAATTGACGTGGTTGCGCTGGAAAGGGTGCATGATACTATGGATGCCCTGGAAAGAAAAGCCCAACAGCGCGTGGCGTACAACAATGATGGTAACCATCAGGATAAAAGGCCAAAAGAAAATCCAGAAAAACTTCCTGTAGTCGGCCTCACTCCTGATAAGGTAAGCGGTAAGCAGAAAAAAGGTCACCACGTACCAAAGCTTGGCCAGAAGGAATTTTAGCGATACGACAAACAAGTCGGAGGTAATAGTCGTCGTCGCCAACCAGGCCAGATGCAAGAGGAGCAACAGGGAGAGTGGATGCTTTAATAAATCGGTGGACAAATGTTTGATATTGCGGAGCATAAACAAACCGAAGAGGAGCATCAGCCCTACAATCAAAGGCTCCGTCGGAAGATCGGTACCCAAGCCATTGGGGAGTTGTACTTCTGTAGAGATAGGAATGCAGGCAATGAGCAACCAATAAAGCGGCTTGAAATCTACAAGCGCCAAATAAATGATCAGGAGCGCGGCAGGAATGCCTGCCAGAATATAGTAACCACTGGCCGCCGCTACAAAAACCGACAATAATACCATCACCACAAACCCCAGCACCAAGCCATGGCCAGCGGGTAAATTTGCAATCTGTTGTCGGAATTTAGTATACATCACATTACTTTCCCTGGTAAACCGCTTTCCAATCAACATCGCTGTACGCCTCAAAAAGGAGTATGCCAATCAGGGTAAAAAAGAAGGTAACAAAGATGGCTGCCAGAACAATTAAGGTGCGAAAAGGCCGGGACTTCACTTGTGGACGCGCCGCATCTTCCACCACTATCATGGCAGGAATATCCGCCTGGTAAGTGGCCTGATATTGCTTCATTTTTTCTTTATCTTCACTAAGGCTGGTGTTGGCTTCCTGGTATTGGCGGGTATACAAAAGCACTTTTGCCAAACCTTCGTTGAAACGATCCAGTTTTAGATTCAATTTGGAGAACTCTTCTTCCAAACCCGCTACTTTTACTTCGTAGATGGCAACAGAGTCTCTGAATCGCCCACCGCGTTCGCTAAAAGCTAAGAGTCTGGCGCGCGAGCTGTTGAGTTGGTTTTCCGTAATTGAGGCCAGGGTAGTAAGGCTTTCAGATTGAGCTTCCGTATTGTAAATGCCATACTGCTTACGTAGCGACTGGAGGCTGTCGCTGAGTACGCTAAGCTGTTCTTCTTTGGCCGCAATGTTGTTCTCAAAAGTAGCGATCGCGCGCTGCTGCGTCGACTTGATGAGCGATTGCCCCAGGTGATTGATTTTTTCACGAGCAGTCCTGGCCATAGTGGCTGCCAACTCGGGGTCCTGGTCTTCAATACTCAGTTGGATAGCATCCCGTTTGGTTTTGGTAATATCGTACAGCCCTAAAAAATGGCGCCTTACGTAGAACTTTCCTTTCGGGCTGTCTTTGTCGATATCATAATGCTCGTACAAGCGAAATGTATCCACCAGGTAGTCAATCAATTCGTTGGATTCACTGATCGTGAGCAAGCGGTCGATATCGCTTTCATTACCATACAGCTCGGGGGGGATCGTGCCGTCGCCAAACAACAGTTCCGGCGTAGCCTGGTCGGGGCTGGTCGCAAAAAAGACGGTACTGGCTTGATAGTACACGGGTAAAAGCAAAACGATAATCGCACTCCCTACACCCGCCAGTAAACAAGCGGTGACGATCACTTTTTTCCAACGAAAAAGGGTACGGAGAACGTCCACCAAATCAGTTTTCGGTGATGTCGTTGAATTATTGGGAACTTTGTCTTTTAGAGCAGTCATAGGCAAAGACTTGCGATTTTTTTTGCAAAAGTAGAAAAAGCCTTGAGCTTTGGTGCATTAGTCCCCATCTTTTGGGTGTTTACGAGGGGCGCAACCACGACCACCAGCTTTTTACATCGAGAAGCCTTAAGGCGAACGCTCCTAATATCCCCGCACATATACAGGCACTAAATTTAACGAACAAAGGTACGGAGAGTAAATGATTGCTGAAGTAATACCCTAAACCACAAAGCAACAAGCCCAGGAAGACTAATCGGAACAACAAATCCAGGGCCATAGGCAACTGCAACAAGTGCTTTGCCAAAGCCAACTGAGCTATAAAAGTAAGGGTTTGGGTAACAAAGGTAGCCTGCGCTGCGCCCAATGCGCCGTAACGAGGAATCAGCCACAAATTGAGGAGAACGTTAATCATAATCCCGGCAACAAACACCCAATTCATTGGCCTTAAGCTGGCATTGGCGGTAAGCAAGGTTCCGTAAACGTAGCCGCCGCTCATGGGGATAAAGGTAAGCATGAGCCATTGCAAGATCTGTCCGGAATAGCTATCGCCATTGGTGTACAGGCTGGTCATAATTGGCGTTGCGAACCAAATAACACTGATGGCCAAACTGAAGGCACCCGTCCACATCGTACTGATGGCCAAACGCGTGAGTGGTACAATATTGACACCCGTCTTCAATTGGCGAGCAAACATGGGCAAGAGCAATCCTGCCAATAAGTACCCCGCAATATTACTAGCATCCAACAACCGGAAAGCGGATGCGTAACGATCTGCTTCTATCGCACCGTTGGGCAGCATTTTTTCAATCATGATGGCATCCAGGCGGGTGTAGGCGGTCATAAGAAACACCACCAGCGCATAGGGTGCACTTTGGCGAAGTAAACTTTGCACCTGTGCTTTACGCCACCGAAGTCGCAACTGTCCGAGCCGAGGGTAGAGGTAGCTTAGTAGCAAAATGATAGTGATGAGGTAAGCCGCTGTTTGCGCCAATACAAACCAGAAGATCGTAAAGTGAGCCTGCCAACTACCGCCCCAGAGCAATACGCCGGCAATAACCACCAAGAGGCTCTTATCCAATACCGAAGCCCAGCTGTCCAGCCGATAAAGGCCTAATCCCGCCAAATTAGAGCGTAGAAAAAGCACCAGGGTCTGTAAAAATTGATTCACACAGATAGCCAGCAATAAGGTCCACACTGCCGGCGACTGGAAGCCCCAGAAATAACCCAGTACAACCGTGACGACAGTGAAAACACCCCCCAGCAAGAGCTTGATGGTGAGCAAGTGCGGGAAATACTTTTGCAGTAAATGGCGGGATTGAGAAAGGTTGCGAGCATTGAAATTCTGAAGCCCAAAATCGGAGATGATCTGAAAGATAAAAGCGAAGTTGAACAGGGTGAAATACAAGCCGTACTCTCCTTCGGGCAGAAGGTTTTGTACCGTACGGTCAATGCCAAAGAGGTAGAAAGATTTTACTACCAAATTAAGCACAACAATCAGTACGGCGTTCCCGGCAAATTCTCTATTCATATTAACCTTTAGAAGAGGCTTCCCTGACGGGCAAAGCTAAGGGGATTTTCCAATTCCAGTAACCTCCGCTTAAAATCGAGGCCATAAAAGTAGCCTTGTAATTGTCCGTTTTTAGCGATCACCCGGTGGCAGGGTACGATGATAGCGATGGGGTTATTGCGGTTGGCCTGGCCTACAGCACGAATGGCTTTGGGGTCGCCCATGCGGTCGGCAATGGATAGATAGGAGGTGGTACGGCCGTAGGGGATTTTTACCAACTCTTGCCAGACCGCCTGATGGAAATCAGTATGCCCAGAAAAATCCAGCGGTAAATCAAAGACTTCTCGCTGCTGCTTGAAATATTCATCCAGCTGCCGAACTGCTTCTTTCAACTCACGAGGAATCGGGCCAGCCGGACAAGGTTTGGTGCTGACCAGGCTCACAGAACGCAACCCATTGGGGCTCCCTACCAGACGAAAGCAGCCAAAGGGAGAAAGATAGTGCGCCTCTACCTGCCCTGGCACCGCTATTTCTTTTTTCTCATTACCCATCGGCTACGTTTTTGTACCTCGCTAATTTAGACCTTATTCAGGAATTTCCCAACATCTTCTACTGGTGCCGTTCCCGTAAGATGGCCATTACTTCCTCCCAGCTATACCCTTTGGCGGCTAATAATACCAGATAGTGGTACATCAGGTCGGCCGCTTCATTGAGGAAAAGGTCCTTGTTGTCATCTTTTGCTTCAATGACGAGTTCCACGGCTTCTTCCCCTACTTTTTGGGCCACCTTATTGATGCCTTTTTTAAACAGCGAGCTGGTGTAGGAGGCGTCATTGGGGTTGTCGCGCCGATCCTGGATCACTTTCTCCAGATAGGGGACAAAGGCACCTTTGTTTTCGGTACCAAAACAAGTGCCCGTTCCCTTGTGGCAAGCAGGTCCTTTCGGCAAAACAAGGGCCAGCAGGGTATCCTGATCGCAGTCAAGCTGGAGGTCGATGAGTTCAAAAAAATTGCCGGAGGTTTCGCCTTTTGTCCATAAGCGGTTTTTGCTGCGGCTAAAAAAGGTCACGCGTTTTTCAGCCAGTGTTTGTGCTACAGCAGCTTGGTTCATGTAGCCCAGCATCAATACTGCCTGAGTATTAACATCTTGGACGATAACGGGTACCAGGCCTTCGCCTTTCTGAAAATCTATCTCTGAACTCGAAAAGTTGTGCATTACTTATTACCTTTAAAAAGTTTAAACAATGAATGTGTGCTACGGCACAAACGAAAAACCACTTTTTTATCTAAATCTTAACAATGGATATTGACAATATTCTTGACGACACCGGCAACGGCGGAACGGAATTAATTATCACGGACCCTATTCGTGGCTTTCTCTCGGAATCAGCCCGTTGGGGGAAATTCATTGCCATCATTGGCTTTGTTTTTATCGGCTTAGGCGTTCTCGCGATGCTTTTTGGCGGTGGTGCTATGATTGCTGGCGGTATGGCTGGCATGGGAGGCGTGATGATCTTGGTATACGTTGTTATACTTGGCATCAGCCTCATTCCCATCTATTACTTGTACAATTTTTCCACAAAAATGCAGGTAGCTTTGCGCGATGATGACCAAATGTATCTTCGTGATGCTTTTGAGAACCACAAATCAATGTTCAAATTCTACGGCATCTTCTTGGCGATCATGTTGGGAATTTACGCTTTGGTCTTTATCATTAGCATCATTTTTGGTGGACTTGCCAGCCTCTAAATCCTTACCGGAATACGCTTTTCGTGCAGGTAACTTTTTAACTGCGGAATAGGTATTTCCCCAAAGTGAAAAATACTGGCGGCCAGCCCAGCATCGGCCTGGCCGCTGGTAAACACTTCGGCAAAGTGTTCCATCGTCCCCGCTCCTCCCGAAGCAATTACGGGAATTTGTACCAGCTCCGCAATGCGT is a window from the Lewinella sp. LCG006 genome containing:
- a CDS encoding DUF554 domain-containing protein encodes the protein MNLRNSRLPIGTLINMGTVTIGSLIGLYLQGVFPENIQSIIFQAIGLGTLVLGVMMSLKVPEGYLLNFIFSLILGGVVGELLGVQTVLQGLGDTIKTALNITEGAFTEGLITAFLLFCIGSMTFVGAIEEGLEGKRDLLLVKSTLDGISSIAFAATYGIGVLFSIVPMLIFQGGITLLARQLQQFFTPTMIAQLSAVGGALIIGIGINILGLGMVNVENLLPGLLVTLPLTWLQQRAKATS
- a CDS encoding OmpH family outer membrane protein, giving the protein MKKILLLGALFVVSLGSVRAQELYGHLNFGNLIAQMPEAVAANDSLEILQATMVATGEAKAQQFQRDATAFIKAVQGGGLTPLKQQEQQAALEKRQLEIQNYEQVIINTIGKKRNEMLKPIVARAQAAIDEVAKENGYVMVFDTSIFGAIMFAKDTEDIMPLVKAKLGIE
- a CDS encoding oligosaccharide flippase family protein, giving the protein MNREFAGNAVLIVVLNLVVKSFYLFGIDRTVQNLLPEGEYGLYFTLFNFAFIFQIISDFGLQNFNARNLSQSRHLLQKYFPHLLTIKLLLGGVFTVVTVVLGYFWGFQSPAVWTLLLAICVNQFLQTLVLFLRSNLAGLGLYRLDSWASVLDKSLLVVIAGVLLWGGSWQAHFTIFWFVLAQTAAYLITIILLLSYLYPRLGQLRLRWRKAQVQSLLRQSAPYALVVFLMTAYTRLDAIMIEKMLPNGAIEADRYASAFRLLDASNIAGYLLAGLLLPMFARQLKTGVNIVPLTRLAISTMWTGAFSLAISVIWFATPIMTSLYTNGDSYSGQILQWLMLTFIPMSGGYVYGTLLTANASLRPMNWVFVAGIMINVLLNLWLIPRYGALGAAQATFVTQTLTFIAQLALAKHLLQLPMALDLLFRLVFLGLLLCGLGYYFSNHLLSVPLFVKFSACICAGILGAFALRLLDVKSWWSWLRPS
- a CDS encoding glycoside hydrolase family 73 protein → MNPYENLTPAKLKASFELYWKNFEDWFRRRWLGLCALLILGWMVTHKDISINFSMQKGESGFLTTSTQSLFFDPFEDDEVQAQNVSMQHSKTEDNSLTAAQREKRRKQLAYVRTYQSLAAKEMNTYGIPSSITLAQGLLESNIGDSRLARENNNHFGIKCFSKRCEKGHCTNFNDDHHKDFFRKFSTVEESYTAHSQLLQKDRYQKLFRLKKSDYKGWARGLKKAGYATDPQYAEKLIRIIEDLELYQYDI
- a CDS encoding methylated-DNA--[protein]-cysteine S-methyltransferase, which codes for MGNEKKEIAVPGQVEAHYLSPFGCFRLVGSPNGLRSVSLVSTKPCPAGPIPRELKEAVRQLDEYFKQQREVFDLPLDFSGHTDFHQAVWQELVKIPYGRTTSYLSIADRMGDPKAIRAVGQANRNNPIAIIVPCHRVIAKNGQLQGYFYGLDFKRRLLELENPLSFARQGSLF
- a CDS encoding DUF2851 family protein yields the protein MREDFLHFVWRLRRFRLTELKTTTGQALEIIHPGQHNHHAGPDFLDARIRIDGTLWAGNVEMHLRSSEWHAHKHQDDPNYNNVILHVVLEEDVVIRHHDGERIPCLDLRNYLPVGLAKQYLRLLHSENWVPCQQQLYIVPEITFNLWLDRLLVERLEERTQALEERLNRNGGDWEETFYQSLAWGFGLKVNADPFLMLAESLPLKTLLRHKNSLPQMEALLFGQAGLLEETFADEYPRQLQKEYQFLKQKYQLQPMSGNHWKFMRMRPANFPSVRIAQWTTLLFRTGQLFSKMLVAQNLREIENAFVVELSNYWQTHFRFDKASKKSAKTLGKARIHLLVINIIAPFIFLYGKKRGADLYQERALRLMEAVPAENNHILAEWKALGIEAKQAGQSQALLQLKNSYCQEKRCLDCAIGCSILKRKPDVMEEDVLYLPSWWLLPAAATTLAEE
- a CDS encoding O-antigen ligase family protein, with amino-acid sequence MYTKFRQQIANLPAGHGLVLGFVVMVLLSVFVAAASGYYILAGIPAALLIIYLALVDFKPLYWLLIACIPISTEVQLPNGLGTDLPTEPLIVGLMLLFGLFMLRNIKHLSTDLLKHPLSLLLLLHLAWLATTTITSDLFVVSLKFLLAKLWYVVTFFLLTAYLIRSEADYRKFFWIFFWPFILMVTIIVVRHALLGFSFQGIHSIMHPFQRNHVNYAAALTLFFPFMVLMLVRYRKWSWQWVVLSGASLLVFGAIYLSFTRAAYVALVIAAGTYFIVRWRLMKYALIGAGIAALAGVIYIAQDNTYLDFAPNYDRTISHERFDNLIEATYKMEDISTMERVYRWVAAGNMAPERPLFGWGPGNFVNFYKPFAVTSFETYVSDNPEQSGVHSYFFMTLVEQGLPGLLIFLALLVVFFLRAEQLYHALASYPFRQSIVLTVLLSTTIITAFLLINDLIETDKVGSFFFINLALLINQDLFLQKEKKK
- a CDS encoding PhnD/SsuA/transferrin family substrate-binding protein encodes the protein MKSNKNKGAQNINIAVLYAEADLHYWGEMERHLGLLAKMHSNVRIWTVNDIDLGVEVKQEIRRELSQADITLLLLSADFAIENVFDEETRILLSNYAAHAGKGRYIMPVIVQDFMWRDQYDDAFDIEKLKFFDRIIENPDNREAIYREITETLSQYIKEIDARSINFVIPTWVGFMGGIMYNNGFVRSRLTPLYKEFKRSVRYELSDNVEETCRLMKAGEADLIWATLDRLPSVLYKLKDKNPKVIAQVSWSNGADAIITRNGITSLEELKGKKVIYPYDSPAFTFLKYVLQEAGMDTFDIVHQPQKDMDLDVICTNFTHDETIDAVVLWSPYVESCLVEVPGTQVIAHTGDYPNLITDVVVATEEFINLNKEELIMLFKGWFAEINRFNEDELYKIGALGVLIEAIIEPLPTIIPSKIKADLIDSLRTYFQSSLEKVHLSTLEENLVFFQLTEEGHSPAAQLYRQFLEFQFPQFLLEPALQWEQVVDRSVVKGIEVE
- a CDS encoding Wzz/FepE/Etk N-terminal domain-containing protein, which translates into the protein MTALKDKVPNNSTTSPKTDLVDVLRTLFRWKKVIVTACLLAGVGSAIIVLLLPVYYQASTVFFATSPDQATPELLFGDGTIPPELYGNESDIDRLLTISESNELIDYLVDTFRLYEHYDIDKDSPKGKFYVRRHFLGLYDITKTKRDAIQLSIEDQDPELAATMARTAREKINHLGQSLIKSTQQRAIATFENNIAAKEEQLSVLSDSLQSLRKQYGIYNTEAQSESLTTLASITENQLNSSRARLLAFSERGGRFRDSVAIYEVKVAGLEEEFSKLNLKLDRFNEGLAKVLLYTRQYQEANTSLSEDKEKMKQYQATYQADIPAMIVVEDAARPQVKSRPFRTLIVLAAIFVTFFFTLIGILLFEAYSDVDWKAVYQGK